The DNA window GTGAGGACATGATCACCGGCACGCTGCGCAACAACGAGACGTTCCAGACGGTCCCGGTTCCCAACGACGCGGAAATCACCCGCCTGCTGGAAGAAAACGGCGTCGAATTCTCAGGCAAGCCGCGCGAGGGGCAGAACGTGCTCCTGTTCCTGCTGATCCAGTCGCTGCCGTTCATCCTGATCCTCGGCATCGCCTTCTTCGCCCTGCGCCAGATGCAGAAGGGCGGCGGCGGCGGCGCGATGGGTTTCGGCAAGTCCAAGGCCAAGATGCTGACCGAACGGTCGGGCCGCGTCACCTTCGAGGATGTCGCGGGCATCGACGAGGCGCGCGAGGAATTGCAGGAGATCGTCGAATTCCTGAAGGACCCGCAGCGCTTCTCCAAGCTGGGCGGCCAGATTCCCAAGGGCGCGCTGCTGGTCGGTTCGCCCGGTACCGGCAAGACCCTGCTCGCCCGCGCCATTGCGGGCGAGGCGGGTGTTCCCTTCTTCACCATTTCGGGTTCGGACTTCGTCGAGATGTTCGTCGGCGTCGGCGCGAGCCGCGTGCGCGACATGTTCGAACAGGCCAAGAAGAACGCGCCCTGCATCGTCTTCATCGACGAAATCGACGCCGTTGGCCGTTCGCGCGGTCACGGGCTCGGCAATTCGAACGATGAACGCGAGCAGACGCTGAACCAGCTCCTCGTCGAGATGGACGGTTTCGAGGCTAACGAAGGCATCATCATCATCGCGGCGACGAACCGCCCCGACGTGCTCGACCCCGCGCTGCTGCGTCCGGGCCGCTTTGACCGCCAGGTCGTGGTTCCGATCCCCGATATCGACGGGCGCGAGAAGATCCTCGGCGTGCACATGAAGAAGGTCCCGCTCGCCCCCGACGTGAACCCGCGCACCATCGCGCGCGGCACGCCGGGCTTCTCGGGTGCGGACCTCGCCAACCTCGTGAACGAGGCCGCCCTGCTCGCCGCGCGCCGCAACAAGCGGCTGGTCGCGATGCAGGAATTCGAGGACGCCAAGGACAAGGTCATGATGGGCGCCGAACGCCGCTCCATGGTCATGACCGACGACGAAAAGAAGATGACCGCCTATCACGAGGCCGGCCACGCGATCGTGTCGGTCCACGAAGAGGCGTCGGACCCGATCCACAAGGCGACGATCATCCCGCGCGGCCGCGCGCTGGGCATGGTGATGCGCCTGCCGGAGCGTGACAGCTACTCCTACCACCGCGACAAGATGCACGCGAACCTGTCGGTCGCGATGGGCGGGCGCGTGGCGGAAGAGATCATCTTCGGCCACGACAAGGTCAGCTCGGGCGCGTCCTCGGACATCCAGTACGCGACCGATCTGGCGCGCAACATGGTCACCAAGTGGGGCATGAGCGACAAGCTCGGCCCGCTCCAGTACGAGAGCAGCCAGGAAGGCTATCTCGGCATGGGCCAGACCCAGCGCACCATGGCAGGCGCCGAGACGAACAAGCTGATCGACGCCGAGATCAAGTCGCTGGTTGAAGGTGCACACAAGCGTGCGACCGATATTTTGACCAAGAACGAAGAGCAGCTCCACCTGCTTGCCCAGGCGATGCTCGAATACGAGACACTGACCGGCGACGAGATCAAGACGCTGCTGGAGACCGGCAAGATCGACCGTCCGAACGAGCCGAGGGGCCCGGCCTACACCCGGCCGCCACACGGCTCGGCGATCCCCAAGGCGGGCAAGCGCTTCGGCGGCAAGGGCGCCGAGGATGCAGGCGGACCCGAACCGCAGGGCGCCTGAAACCAGGCTTCACCGTAACACGACAAAGGGCGTCCGGAGCGATCCGGGCGCCCTTTTCGCATGCGCCGTCTCAGAACCCTCCGAGCAGGAACAGCGCCTGGAGAAAGAGCATCAGGACGAACAGGATGAAGACCAGCAGGGCGAAAAACCGCCACAGGGTTGAGAAGCGCGACAATCCGTAGCTGTACTTCATATGCTTGTAGACATGGAGTGGCGCTGCGGTGGCGAAGAGCAGGACGGTCCAACCCAGTTCGAGACCCGCCGCATTGAGCAGCGAGAGCGTGATGAAAAGGAGCGACATGAAGGAGAGCGAATAGGTCACGAAGATCGCGTGGTCATAGGCCTTGAAGCTCCTCCGCCATGCGAAGAGAAGCCAGACGAAGGGGATCGAGAGCGGGATCAGCAGCCAGCTGAACTTGTAGCCGTTCGCCTGCAGCTTGTAGAGCATGAGACCAGGATTATCGCGCCATTTCTGGACGATACCCTCGTCGATGAAGTCGACGCCGGTCACCTGCAGCTTCAGATCGCGCAAATCCAGCGCGGCGTCGGGGTCCGGATCCTCGCTGACCTGTTCCGATTTCCCGTTCGAGCCCATGCCGGCTTCGATGCGTTCGACAAGGCGTAATTCGTTTTCGAGTTCAGCGCGTCGCGGATCGCCCTCCTCAAGCGCTTCGATCTGGGTGCGAAGCTCGCTCGCCGCCTCGGCGCTCCTGTCCTGGATCGCCAGCGCGGCGCGGTCGACCTCGATGTTTGTCGGCGTCGAAATGCCGACCATCTGGAACACCGCGAACATGGCGAAGACGCTGAACAGGAACATCGACATCGGGCTGACGAAGCTCGCGCGTTCGCCCTCGATGTAGCGGCGCGTCAGCTTGCCCGGACGGAAGGCGAGCAGCGGCAGCGTGCGCGACAGCTTGCCGTCGAGATGGAGCACGCCGTGGACGAGATCGTGCGCGATCGCGGTAAGGGTGCGATGGATATGCGCCTTCTGGCCGCAATTGGGGCAGTAATTCCCGATGAATACGGCGGCGCAATTGGCGCAGGTGACACTCTCCCCATGGTCGGCAAGGCGGCCGCGCACGGGTTCGACGGCGCCGCCGACCAGCGCGCCCTCGACGACGCCTCCCAGTCCTTCCGTCACATCGCTCATCAATTGGTCCCGCCTCGACATGGAAAGTCAAAGGCGGATCTGCGGTGCAGGCGCCCCCGCATCCTTATAGGCTGCCTGGTTGGGATGCCAAATCCGCGCACCGCTCAGAGCCTCACTTGTCGGCGAGCTTGCGCTCGATCGCGGCCCACAGATGGGCAAAGGCGCGCGCCGCTGGCGCGCGCGGGGCGAAGGCGCCGACGGGTCTGCGTTCGACCGCGCATTGCTCGATCGCGCTCGCAAGCGGGACGACGGGCCAGTTCCGATTGGTCTCGCGCGCCTGCTTGTGCAGCGTCCGGCGAAGATCCAGCATCGAAAGCACGGGCAGGATCGGAGGGTGCCCCTTGCCCGAACCGCGCACCTCATCGACCACGAGATCAAAGGCACGCGCGGAAAGCGGGGAGGGCGGCAGGGGCACGATCACCAGATCGGCGGCGCGCATCACCTGCGAGCTCACCTCGTTGAGAACCGGCGGGCAGTCGAACACGATCCGGTCGTAATCCCTGCCCAGCGTCTGGGTCAGCTTGGCGAGGCGCTTCTTCTTGCCGAGCGTGTCGAACTGCCGCCCGAGCGTGCGAATGCTTTCGTCGGCGGGGAGCAGATCGAGGCCCTTGTAGGCGGTCTTCTGGATCAGCTTTGCGGGATTGCGCTCCGCTGCGAAGACGGTGTCGGCGCTGCGCTTCTTCTTGGGATCGACCCCAAGCAAAAAGCCCGAGCCGTTCGAGGCGTCGAGATCCCACAGCAGGGTGCGCCGCCGCGATATCTGCGCCGCGCACCAGGCGAGATTGACCGCGAAGGTCGTCTTTCCGACACCGCCCTTGACGCTGTAGATCGCGATCGTAGCCATGAGGCCGCTGGCGCTCCTTTGCCGCCGGTCCGTTGTTGCAATTCGGTTACATCGGATCGGGTTACATCTTCGCGGGCCAAAGGCAAGCTGCTGCCCGATCGGGTCAGAATGTTGTCATTCGGCGCAAGATGATGCCACAAAGAAAAAGGCCGCCACAAGGACGGCCTTTCACCTGTTTCAATTCGCGTCGGGGCGCCGGGCGCTCAACCGTCGTAATCCGCCCCGATCGAGGTCGAACGGGTCGGAGCCGAGGCGGTAATGCGCAGCGCTTCGGCCGACTGACTGAGCGAACCGATTTCGTCGGCATCGTCCTCGTCGTCTGGCAGGATCTTCTGCAGGCTGACCACGAGCGATTCCTGCAGGTCCTTCGGGCGGACCGTCTGTTCCGCAACTTCGCGCAGGGCGACGACCGGGTTCTTGTCGCGGTCGCGGTCGACGGTCAGTTCGCTCCCGCCGGAGATTTCGCGCGCGCGCTGGGCGGCGAGCAGGACGAGGTCGAAGCGGTTCGGAACCTTGTCGACGCAATCTTCAACGGTAACGCGTGCCATGGGCGTGTCTCTTCATGTCCGGAGGCTACGGGAAAGCTTGTCAGCTAGGCGCGAGGGGGGGCGATGTCAAGGATTCGAGCCTTTCCCCGCAGGCCTATTCATAGCCGTAATCCGAATAGTCGCGCGTGTTGGGCGCCGTGAACTTGGTGATCTCGCTCTGGAAATGGAGCGGGATGTTGCCGGTCGAACCGTGGCGCTGCTTGGCGACGATCAGCGTCGCCTTGCCGACCAGTTCCTCGTGCTTTTCCTCCCAGGCGCGGTATTTTTCCCTGACCTCTTCCGAGGAGGAGCCGTCCGGCGTGTCGGGCTTTACCAGCAGGTGGTAATAGTCCGAGCGGTAGATGAACCAGACCATGTCGGCGTCCTGTTCGATCGAGCCCGATTCGCGCAGGTCGGAAAGCATCGGGCGCTTGTCGTCGCGCTGTTCGACCGCGCGCGAAAGCTGCGAGAGCGCGATCACCGGAACCGACAGTTCCTTGGCCAGCGTCTTCAGCCCCCGGCTGATTTCGGAAATCTCGTTCACGCGGTTGTCGTTCGCCCGGCCCGAACCCTGGAGCAGCTGGAGATAGTCGACCACGATCAGCCCGATATCGTGCCGCCGCTTCATCCGCCGCGCGCGGTTGCGCAGGGCGGCGATGGTGAGCGCGGGCGTGTCGTCGATATAGAGCGGCAGCTCGGAGAGGCGCTGGCTGGCGAAGGAGAGCTGCTGGAATTCCTCCCGCGTGAGCTTGCCGCTGCGCAGCGATTCCGAGGAGATCTCGGCCTGTTCGGCGAGAATGCGGGTGGCGAGCTGGTCGGCGCTCATTTCGAGACTGAAGAAGGCGACGGGCGCGCCATAATTGAATTCGCCCCCTTCCGAGAGCCAATTGAGGTGTTCCTCGGCGCAGTTGAAGGCG is part of the Erythrobacter litoralis genome and encodes:
- the ftsH gene encoding ATP-dependent zinc metalloprotease FtsH — its product is MADQNDPNQQPPEGPNPWVKQLMIWGGIFLALLLVVSLFGNAGQPSGTQIRYSEFREAVIEGEVQEVQLGEDMITGTLRNNETFQTVPVPNDAEITRLLEENGVEFSGKPREGQNVLLFLLIQSLPFILILGIAFFALRQMQKGGGGGAMGFGKSKAKMLTERSGRVTFEDVAGIDEAREELQEIVEFLKDPQRFSKLGGQIPKGALLVGSPGTGKTLLARAIAGEAGVPFFTISGSDFVEMFVGVGASRVRDMFEQAKKNAPCIVFIDEIDAVGRSRGHGLGNSNDEREQTLNQLLVEMDGFEANEGIIIIAATNRPDVLDPALLRPGRFDRQVVVPIPDIDGREKILGVHMKKVPLAPDVNPRTIARGTPGFSGADLANLVNEAALLAARRNKRLVAMQEFEDAKDKVMMGAERRSMVMTDDEKKMTAYHEAGHAIVSVHEEASDPIHKATIIPRGRALGMVMRLPERDSYSYHRDKMHANLSVAMGGRVAEEIIFGHDKVSSGASSDIQYATDLARNMVTKWGMSDKLGPLQYESSQEGYLGMGQTQRTMAGAETNKLIDAEIKSLVEGAHKRATDILTKNEEQLHLLAQAMLEYETLTGDEIKTLLETGKIDRPNEPRGPAYTRPPHGSAIPKAGKRFGGKGAEDAGGPEPQGA
- a CDS encoding DUF3667 domain-containing protein is translated as MSDVTEGLGGVVEGALVGGAVEPVRGRLADHGESVTCANCAAVFIGNYCPNCGQKAHIHRTLTAIAHDLVHGVLHLDGKLSRTLPLLAFRPGKLTRRYIEGERASFVSPMSMFLFSVFAMFAVFQMVGISTPTNIEVDRAALAIQDRSAEAASELRTQIEALEEGDPRRAELENELRLVERIEAGMGSNGKSEQVSEDPDPDAALDLRDLKLQVTGVDFIDEGIVQKWRDNPGLMLYKLQANGYKFSWLLIPLSIPFVWLLFAWRRSFKAYDHAIFVTYSLSFMSLLFITLSLLNAAGLELGWTVLLFATAAPLHVYKHMKYSYGLSRFSTLWRFFALLVFILFVLMLFLQALFLLGGF
- a CDS encoding ParA family protein, whose product is MATIAIYSVKGGVGKTTFAVNLAWCAAQISRRRTLLWDLDASNGSGFLLGVDPKKKRSADTVFAAERNPAKLIQKTAYKGLDLLPADESIRTLGRQFDTLGKKKRLAKLTQTLGRDYDRIVFDCPPVLNEVSSQVMRAADLVIVPLPPSPLSARAFDLVVDEVRGSGKGHPPILPVLSMLDLRRTLHKQARETNRNWPVVPLASAIEQCAVERRPVGAFAPRAPAARAFAHLWAAIERKLADK
- the rpoZ gene encoding DNA-directed RNA polymerase subunit omega, which produces MARVTVEDCVDKVPNRFDLVLLAAQRAREISGGSELTVDRDRDKNPVVALREVAEQTVRPKDLQESLVVSLQKILPDDEDDADEIGSLSQSAEALRITASAPTRSTSIGADYDG
- a CDS encoding replicative DNA helicase → MPEPEKLSLVSSDESPETRKLPSNLEAEAAFLGAVLIDNRVIEELQVPIRPEHFFEPVHQRIYERVLTLIDRNATASPVTLRPYFEADEALKDLGGTSYLAQLTASGAGLLAPRELAQQIYDLALLRELVTVGRWLVEGALDTSQDVNPMDRIAQAEADLFKVAEGAETGSEASTFREASMTALKMAEAALNSGGGLSGKTTGISTIDTKTAGLHNSDLIILAGRPGMGKTSLATNIAFNCAEEHLNWLSEGGEFNYGAPVAFFSLEMSADQLATRILAEQAEISSESLRSGKLTREEFQQLSFASQRLSELPLYIDDTPALTIAALRNRARRMKRRHDIGLIVVDYLQLLQGSGRANDNRVNEISEISRGLKTLAKELSVPVIALSQLSRAVEQRDDKRPMLSDLRESGSIEQDADMVWFIYRSDYYHLLVKPDTPDGSSSEEVREKYRAWEEKHEELVGKATLIVAKQRHGSTGNIPLHFQSEITKFTAPNTRDYSDYGYE